In Tenrec ecaudatus isolate mTenEca1 chromosome 5, mTenEca1.hap1, whole genome shotgun sequence, the following are encoded in one genomic region:
- the SMARCD3 gene encoding SWI/SNF-related matrix-associated actin-dependent regulator of chromatin subfamily D member 3 isoform X1 — protein MAADEVTGGARKATKSKLFEFLVHGVRPGMPSGARMPHQGAPMGPPGSPYMGSPAVRPGLAPAGMEPARKRAAPPPGQSQAQSQGQPVPTAPSRSRSAKRRKMADKILPQRIRELVPESQAYMDLLAFERKLDQTIMRKRVDIQEALKRPMKQKRKLRLYISNTFNPAKPDAEDSDGSIASWELRVEGKLLDDVRPGPGLSRCPGPSKQKRKFSSFFKSLVIELDKDLYGPDNHLVEWHRTPTTQETDGFQVKRPGDLSVRCTLLLMLDYQPPQFKLDPRLARLLGLHTQSRSAIVQALWQYVKTNRLQDSHDKEYINGDKYFQQIFDCPRLKFSEIPQRLTALLLPPDPIVINHVISVDPSDQKKTACYDIDVEVEEPLKGQMSSFLLSTANQQEISALDSKIHETIESINQLKIQRDFMLSFSRDPKGYVQDLLRSQSRDLKVMTDVTGNPEEERRAEFYHQPWSQEAVSRYFYCKIQQRRQELEQSLVVRNT, from the exons CGCCCCGGGATGCCGTCTGGAGCCCGGATGCCCCACCAGGGGGCGCCAATGGGCCCCCCGGGCTCCCCGTACATGGGCAGCCCCGCCGTGCGCCCCGGCCTGGCCCCCGCGGGCATGGAGCCGGCCCGAAAGCGAGCAGCGCCCCCGCCCGGGCAGAGCCAGGCGCAGAGCCAGGGCCAGCCGGTGCCCACGGCACCGTCTCGGAGCCGCAG tgccaagaggaggaagatggctgACAAAATCCTCCCTCAAAGG ATCCGGGAGTTGGTGCCAGAGTCTCAAGCATACATGGACCTCCTGGCATTTGAGAGGAAACTGGATCAAACCATCATGCGAAAGCGGGTGGACATCCAGGAAGCTCTGAAGAGGCCAATGAAG CAAAAGCGGAAGCTGCGTCTTTATATCTCCAATACTTTTAACCCTGCGAAGCCCGATGCTGAGGATTCTGATGGCAGCATTGCTTCCTGGGAGCTTCGGGTAGAGGGGAAACTCCTGGATGACGTACGTCCTGGCCCAGGTCTCTCCAGGTGTCCTGGG CCCAGCAAGCAGAAGCGGAAGTTCTCTTCTTTCTTCAAGAGTTTGGTCATTGAGCTGGACAAAGACCTCTATGGCCCTGACAACCACCTAGTTGAG TGGCATCGGACACCCACCACCCAGGAGACAGACGGCTTCCAGGTGAAGCGGCCAGGGGACTTGAGTGTGCGCTGCACCCTGCTCCTCATGCTGGACTACCAG CCTCCCCAGTTCAAGCTGGACCCCCGCCTGGCCCGGCTGCTGGGACTGCACACGCAGAGCCGCTCGGCCATCGTCCAGGCCCTCTGGCAGTATGTGAAGACCAACAGGCTGCAGGACTCCCATGACAAGGAGTACATCAATGGGGACAAGTATTTCCAGCAG ATTTTTGATTGTCCCCGACTCAAGTTTTCTGAGATTCCCCAGCGCCTCACAGCTCTGCTGTTGCCCCCTGACCCAATTGTCATCAACCATGTCATCAG TGTGGACCCATCAGACCAGAAGAAGACGGCATGCTATGACATCGatgtggaggtggaggagccGCTGAAGGGGCAGATGAGTAGCTTCCTCTTGTCCACGGCCAATCAGCAGGAGATCAGTGCTCTAGACAGTAAG ATCCATGAAACGATTGAGTCCATAAACCAGCTCAAGATCCAGAGAGACTTCATGCTAAGCTTCTCCAGGGACCCCAAAGGCTATGTCCAAGACTTGCTCCGCTCCCAGAGCCGGGACCTCAAG GTGATGACAGATGTAACAGGCAACCCTGAAGAGGAACGCCGGGCTGAGTTCTACCATCAGCCCTGGTCTCAAGAAGCAGTCAGCCGCTACTTCTACTGCAAG ATCCAGCAGCGCAGGCAGGAACTGGAGCAGTCACTTGTTGTGCGAAACACCTAG
- the SMARCD3 gene encoding SWI/SNF-related matrix-associated actin-dependent regulator of chromatin subfamily D member 3 isoform X2, translated as MAADEVTGGARKATKSKLFEFLVHGVRPGMPSGARMPHQGAPMGPPGSPYMGSPAVRPGLAPAGMEPARKRAAPPPGQSQAQSQGQPVPTAPSRSRSAKRRKMADKILPQRIRELVPESQAYMDLLAFERKLDQTIMRKRVDIQEALKRPMKQKRKLRLYISNTFNPAKPDAEDSDGSIASWELRVEGKLLDDPSKQKRKFSSFFKSLVIELDKDLYGPDNHLVEWHRTPTTQETDGFQVKRPGDLSVRCTLLLMLDYQPPQFKLDPRLARLLGLHTQSRSAIVQALWQYVKTNRLQDSHDKEYINGDKYFQQIFDCPRLKFSEIPQRLTALLLPPDPIVINHVISVDPSDQKKTACYDIDVEVEEPLKGQMSSFLLSTANQQEISALDSKIHETIESINQLKIQRDFMLSFSRDPKGYVQDLLRSQSRDLKVMTDVTGNPEEERRAEFYHQPWSQEAVSRYFYCKIQQRRQELEQSLVVRNT; from the exons CGCCCCGGGATGCCGTCTGGAGCCCGGATGCCCCACCAGGGGGCGCCAATGGGCCCCCCGGGCTCCCCGTACATGGGCAGCCCCGCCGTGCGCCCCGGCCTGGCCCCCGCGGGCATGGAGCCGGCCCGAAAGCGAGCAGCGCCCCCGCCCGGGCAGAGCCAGGCGCAGAGCCAGGGCCAGCCGGTGCCCACGGCACCGTCTCGGAGCCGCAG tgccaagaggaggaagatggctgACAAAATCCTCCCTCAAAGG ATCCGGGAGTTGGTGCCAGAGTCTCAAGCATACATGGACCTCCTGGCATTTGAGAGGAAACTGGATCAAACCATCATGCGAAAGCGGGTGGACATCCAGGAAGCTCTGAAGAGGCCAATGAAG CAAAAGCGGAAGCTGCGTCTTTATATCTCCAATACTTTTAACCCTGCGAAGCCCGATGCTGAGGATTCTGATGGCAGCATTGCTTCCTGGGAGCTTCGGGTAGAGGGGAAACTCCTGGATGAC CCCAGCAAGCAGAAGCGGAAGTTCTCTTCTTTCTTCAAGAGTTTGGTCATTGAGCTGGACAAAGACCTCTATGGCCCTGACAACCACCTAGTTGAG TGGCATCGGACACCCACCACCCAGGAGACAGACGGCTTCCAGGTGAAGCGGCCAGGGGACTTGAGTGTGCGCTGCACCCTGCTCCTCATGCTGGACTACCAG CCTCCCCAGTTCAAGCTGGACCCCCGCCTGGCCCGGCTGCTGGGACTGCACACGCAGAGCCGCTCGGCCATCGTCCAGGCCCTCTGGCAGTATGTGAAGACCAACAGGCTGCAGGACTCCCATGACAAGGAGTACATCAATGGGGACAAGTATTTCCAGCAG ATTTTTGATTGTCCCCGACTCAAGTTTTCTGAGATTCCCCAGCGCCTCACAGCTCTGCTGTTGCCCCCTGACCCAATTGTCATCAACCATGTCATCAG TGTGGACCCATCAGACCAGAAGAAGACGGCATGCTATGACATCGatgtggaggtggaggagccGCTGAAGGGGCAGATGAGTAGCTTCCTCTTGTCCACGGCCAATCAGCAGGAGATCAGTGCTCTAGACAGTAAG ATCCATGAAACGATTGAGTCCATAAACCAGCTCAAGATCCAGAGAGACTTCATGCTAAGCTTCTCCAGGGACCCCAAAGGCTATGTCCAAGACTTGCTCCGCTCCCAGAGCCGGGACCTCAAG GTGATGACAGATGTAACAGGCAACCCTGAAGAGGAACGCCGGGCTGAGTTCTACCATCAGCCCTGGTCTCAAGAAGCAGTCAGCCGCTACTTCTACTGCAAG ATCCAGCAGCGCAGGCAGGAACTGGAGCAGTCACTTGTTGTGCGAAACACCTAG
- the SMARCD3 gene encoding SWI/SNF-related matrix-associated actin-dependent regulator of chromatin subfamily D member 3 isoform X3, with protein MPSGARMPHQGAPMGPPGSPYMGSPAVRPGLAPAGMEPARKRAAPPPGQSQAQSQGQPVPTAPSRSRSAKRRKMADKILPQRIRELVPESQAYMDLLAFERKLDQTIMRKRVDIQEALKRPMKQKRKLRLYISNTFNPAKPDAEDSDGSIASWELRVEGKLLDDVRPGPGLSRCPGPSKQKRKFSSFFKSLVIELDKDLYGPDNHLVEWHRTPTTQETDGFQVKRPGDLSVRCTLLLMLDYQPPQFKLDPRLARLLGLHTQSRSAIVQALWQYVKTNRLQDSHDKEYINGDKYFQQIFDCPRLKFSEIPQRLTALLLPPDPIVINHVISVDPSDQKKTACYDIDVEVEEPLKGQMSSFLLSTANQQEISALDSKIHETIESINQLKIQRDFMLSFSRDPKGYVQDLLRSQSRDLKVMTDVTGNPEEERRAEFYHQPWSQEAVSRYFYCKIQQRRQELEQSLVVRNT; from the exons ATGCCGTCTGGAGCCCGGATGCCCCACCAGGGGGCGCCAATGGGCCCCCCGGGCTCCCCGTACATGGGCAGCCCCGCCGTGCGCCCCGGCCTGGCCCCCGCGGGCATGGAGCCGGCCCGAAAGCGAGCAGCGCCCCCGCCCGGGCAGAGCCAGGCGCAGAGCCAGGGCCAGCCGGTGCCCACGGCACCGTCTCGGAGCCGCAG tgccaagaggaggaagatggctgACAAAATCCTCCCTCAAAGG ATCCGGGAGTTGGTGCCAGAGTCTCAAGCATACATGGACCTCCTGGCATTTGAGAGGAAACTGGATCAAACCATCATGCGAAAGCGGGTGGACATCCAGGAAGCTCTGAAGAGGCCAATGAAG CAAAAGCGGAAGCTGCGTCTTTATATCTCCAATACTTTTAACCCTGCGAAGCCCGATGCTGAGGATTCTGATGGCAGCATTGCTTCCTGGGAGCTTCGGGTAGAGGGGAAACTCCTGGATGACGTACGTCCTGGCCCAGGTCTCTCCAGGTGTCCTGGG CCCAGCAAGCAGAAGCGGAAGTTCTCTTCTTTCTTCAAGAGTTTGGTCATTGAGCTGGACAAAGACCTCTATGGCCCTGACAACCACCTAGTTGAG TGGCATCGGACACCCACCACCCAGGAGACAGACGGCTTCCAGGTGAAGCGGCCAGGGGACTTGAGTGTGCGCTGCACCCTGCTCCTCATGCTGGACTACCAG CCTCCCCAGTTCAAGCTGGACCCCCGCCTGGCCCGGCTGCTGGGACTGCACACGCAGAGCCGCTCGGCCATCGTCCAGGCCCTCTGGCAGTATGTGAAGACCAACAGGCTGCAGGACTCCCATGACAAGGAGTACATCAATGGGGACAAGTATTTCCAGCAG ATTTTTGATTGTCCCCGACTCAAGTTTTCTGAGATTCCCCAGCGCCTCACAGCTCTGCTGTTGCCCCCTGACCCAATTGTCATCAACCATGTCATCAG TGTGGACCCATCAGACCAGAAGAAGACGGCATGCTATGACATCGatgtggaggtggaggagccGCTGAAGGGGCAGATGAGTAGCTTCCTCTTGTCCACGGCCAATCAGCAGGAGATCAGTGCTCTAGACAGTAAG ATCCATGAAACGATTGAGTCCATAAACCAGCTCAAGATCCAGAGAGACTTCATGCTAAGCTTCTCCAGGGACCCCAAAGGCTATGTCCAAGACTTGCTCCGCTCCCAGAGCCGGGACCTCAAG GTGATGACAGATGTAACAGGCAACCCTGAAGAGGAACGCCGGGCTGAGTTCTACCATCAGCCCTGGTCTCAAGAAGCAGTCAGCCGCTACTTCTACTGCAAG ATCCAGCAGCGCAGGCAGGAACTGGAGCAGTCACTTGTTGTGCGAAACACCTAG
- the SMARCD3 gene encoding SWI/SNF-related matrix-associated actin-dependent regulator of chromatin subfamily D member 3 isoform X4 produces the protein MGCAKRRKMADKILPQRIRELVPESQAYMDLLAFERKLDQTIMRKRVDIQEALKRPMKQKRKLRLYISNTFNPAKPDAEDSDGSIASWELRVEGKLLDDVRPGPGLSRCPGPSKQKRKFSSFFKSLVIELDKDLYGPDNHLVEWHRTPTTQETDGFQVKRPGDLSVRCTLLLMLDYQPPQFKLDPRLARLLGLHTQSRSAIVQALWQYVKTNRLQDSHDKEYINGDKYFQQIFDCPRLKFSEIPQRLTALLLPPDPIVINHVISVDPSDQKKTACYDIDVEVEEPLKGQMSSFLLSTANQQEISALDSKIHETIESINQLKIQRDFMLSFSRDPKGYVQDLLRSQSRDLKVMTDVTGNPEEERRAEFYHQPWSQEAVSRYFYCKIQQRRQELEQSLVVRNT, from the exons tgccaagaggaggaagatggctgACAAAATCCTCCCTCAAAGG ATCCGGGAGTTGGTGCCAGAGTCTCAAGCATACATGGACCTCCTGGCATTTGAGAGGAAACTGGATCAAACCATCATGCGAAAGCGGGTGGACATCCAGGAAGCTCTGAAGAGGCCAATGAAG CAAAAGCGGAAGCTGCGTCTTTATATCTCCAATACTTTTAACCCTGCGAAGCCCGATGCTGAGGATTCTGATGGCAGCATTGCTTCCTGGGAGCTTCGGGTAGAGGGGAAACTCCTGGATGACGTACGTCCTGGCCCAGGTCTCTCCAGGTGTCCTGGG CCCAGCAAGCAGAAGCGGAAGTTCTCTTCTTTCTTCAAGAGTTTGGTCATTGAGCTGGACAAAGACCTCTATGGCCCTGACAACCACCTAGTTGAG TGGCATCGGACACCCACCACCCAGGAGACAGACGGCTTCCAGGTGAAGCGGCCAGGGGACTTGAGTGTGCGCTGCACCCTGCTCCTCATGCTGGACTACCAG CCTCCCCAGTTCAAGCTGGACCCCCGCCTGGCCCGGCTGCTGGGACTGCACACGCAGAGCCGCTCGGCCATCGTCCAGGCCCTCTGGCAGTATGTGAAGACCAACAGGCTGCAGGACTCCCATGACAAGGAGTACATCAATGGGGACAAGTATTTCCAGCAG ATTTTTGATTGTCCCCGACTCAAGTTTTCTGAGATTCCCCAGCGCCTCACAGCTCTGCTGTTGCCCCCTGACCCAATTGTCATCAACCATGTCATCAG TGTGGACCCATCAGACCAGAAGAAGACGGCATGCTATGACATCGatgtggaggtggaggagccGCTGAAGGGGCAGATGAGTAGCTTCCTCTTGTCCACGGCCAATCAGCAGGAGATCAGTGCTCTAGACAGTAAG ATCCATGAAACGATTGAGTCCATAAACCAGCTCAAGATCCAGAGAGACTTCATGCTAAGCTTCTCCAGGGACCCCAAAGGCTATGTCCAAGACTTGCTCCGCTCCCAGAGCCGGGACCTCAAG GTGATGACAGATGTAACAGGCAACCCTGAAGAGGAACGCCGGGCTGAGTTCTACCATCAGCCCTGGTCTCAAGAAGCAGTCAGCCGCTACTTCTACTGCAAG ATCCAGCAGCGCAGGCAGGAACTGGAGCAGTCACTTGTTGTGCGAAACACCTAG